One genomic region from Marinobacter szutsaonensis encodes:
- a CDS encoding 4Fe-4S binding protein — protein MQAQAVNPKDTLQRNRLITRASFFALFLLAPVLNIFRYDLTETHFILFGFPLSFNLNLDWVAQSAPADVAGQILFWFILPILVLVPLVLWIAWKWGRIYCGWLCPHFSVVETVNHLMTRITGRPTLWEALKKGRRGKVIHWAGLTLVCGLIGFSWALAMLSYLLPPIPLYTDLVTGNLAFYPSVFLAVASTVFTLDFLFARHLFCKYGCAFGVVQSIAWMTNGRGRMVTFDTARAAACRDCTKACDEACPMRLPTRSHKRAKFTCTQCLQCVSACREVQKDNPEGSLLHWEPGEPNRQTVLIPVHQLDNEPARRRS, from the coding sequence GTGCAAGCACAAGCCGTCAATCCCAAAGACACACTGCAGAGGAACCGGCTCATTACCCGGGCCAGTTTCTTTGCACTGTTTCTGCTTGCGCCGGTCCTCAACATATTCCGTTACGACCTGACCGAAACCCACTTTATCCTGTTCGGGTTTCCGCTTTCCTTTAACCTGAACCTGGACTGGGTCGCCCAGAGCGCACCGGCGGATGTGGCCGGGCAGATCCTGTTCTGGTTTATTCTTCCCATCCTCGTATTGGTACCTCTGGTACTCTGGATTGCGTGGAAATGGGGACGCATCTACTGCGGCTGGCTGTGCCCGCACTTTTCCGTGGTGGAAACCGTCAATCATCTGATGACCCGGATCACCGGCCGCCCCACCCTGTGGGAAGCGCTAAAGAAAGGCCGCCGGGGCAAAGTCATCCACTGGGCTGGACTGACCCTGGTGTGCGGACTGATCGGGTTCTCCTGGGCACTGGCAATGCTCTCGTATCTGCTGCCGCCGATTCCTCTGTACACCGATCTCGTGACCGGCAATCTGGCGTTCTACCCCTCGGTATTCCTGGCCGTCGCCAGTACCGTTTTCACCCTGGACTTCCTGTTTGCCCGGCATCTGTTCTGCAAGTATGGCTGCGCCTTCGGCGTGGTGCAGAGCATCGCCTGGATGACCAATGGCCGGGGCCGAATGGTGACCTTCGATACCGCCCGCGCCGCCGCCTGCCGGGACTGCACCAAGGCCTGTGACGAAGCCTGCCCGATGCGGCTGCCCACCCGCAGCCACAAGCGGGCCAAGTTCACCTGTACCCAGTGCCTGCAATGCGTGAGCGCCTGCCGGGAGGTTCAGAAAGACAATCCCGAGGGCAGCCTGCTGCACTGGGAGCCGGGCGAGCCAAACCGCCAGACCGTGCTGATCCCGGTGCATCAGCTGGACAACGAACCAGCCCGGCGGCGGAGCTGA
- a CDS encoding VWA domain-containing protein, which yields MEEWVGYKWHEYITRQALGEFPEHAVHLKDEARNLGILFRALGGDPALSLVTAEPRHFRLRRRFLHKLAGTHRKFELAWRDDQNLRLPERVALFPSASLNRDLYLWLAALAASPEPEDGDWFTGNQAMVQDVLARWPGLERIYQRLVSHSLQWRPHSDDLPPVEAAREDAIRQALIHPGSVTRIPGAGTDPWPVILWLYPSLNQGPANGQVIGDDNTQSSPGGLSKKRKRRQAERVEGFDRDQGLMIFRLESLFSWTEFIPVDRAGDDTEEEDAEAVADDMDMISVSNDRRETSSSIKFDLDLPSEENDDLRLGPGIHLPEWDWRSQSYREKFCCLQPMLARDAQPAELPEPLRRPAKRLQRQFSALKPLKQWQKRQVEGEELDLDACLEREVQNRQRQGAIDQKLFVRCQQSQRDLACLVLADVSLSTETYINNHQRVIDVARDGLQLLSEALQASRDPFALFAFSSRRRDHVRFHHIKGFDEAYTGTIRGRIQALEPGYYTRMGTAIRQATRLLQARHEHQKILLLLTDGKPNDLDLYEGRYGVEDTRMAVQEAHKAGLTPFCVTIDDEASEYLPYVFGSNHYVVIRDPAQLPLQLPKLYLNLTR from the coding sequence ATGGAAGAATGGGTTGGCTACAAATGGCATGAATACATCACCCGCCAGGCGCTGGGCGAGTTTCCCGAACATGCCGTCCACCTGAAAGACGAAGCCCGCAACCTGGGTATCCTGTTCCGGGCCCTGGGCGGTGATCCGGCATTGAGCCTGGTCACGGCCGAACCCCGGCATTTCCGGTTGCGCCGGCGATTCCTGCACAAGCTCGCCGGCACCCACCGCAAGTTCGAACTGGCCTGGCGTGATGACCAGAACCTGCGACTGCCCGAACGCGTGGCCCTGTTTCCGTCAGCAAGCCTGAACCGGGACCTGTACCTCTGGCTGGCGGCGCTGGCTGCCTCGCCAGAACCGGAGGACGGCGACTGGTTCACCGGAAACCAGGCCATGGTCCAGGACGTTCTGGCACGTTGGCCCGGATTGGAGCGCATCTATCAGCGTCTGGTCAGTCACTCGTTGCAGTGGCGCCCGCACTCGGATGACCTGCCGCCGGTCGAGGCCGCCCGGGAAGACGCCATTCGCCAGGCCCTGATTCATCCCGGCAGTGTCACCCGGATTCCGGGTGCCGGCACCGACCCCTGGCCGGTCATTCTGTGGCTCTACCCGTCATTGAACCAGGGGCCTGCCAACGGCCAGGTCATTGGTGACGACAATACCCAATCCAGCCCCGGCGGGCTGTCGAAAAAACGCAAGCGCCGGCAGGCGGAACGGGTCGAAGGCTTCGACCGGGACCAGGGCCTGATGATCTTCCGGTTGGAGAGCCTGTTCTCCTGGACCGAATTCATTCCCGTGGACCGGGCCGGCGACGACACCGAAGAGGAAGACGCCGAGGCCGTGGCCGACGACATGGACATGATCTCCGTCTCCAACGACCGGCGCGAGACCTCTTCCTCCATCAAGTTCGACCTGGACCTGCCCTCGGAAGAAAATGACGACCTGCGCCTGGGTCCCGGCATTCACCTGCCGGAGTGGGACTGGCGCAGCCAGAGCTACCGGGAGAAATTCTGCTGCCTGCAGCCGATGCTGGCGCGGGATGCGCAGCCGGCAGAACTGCCCGAACCGCTGAGACGTCCCGCGAAGCGCCTGCAAAGACAATTCAGCGCCCTGAAACCGCTGAAACAGTGGCAGAAGCGCCAGGTGGAGGGCGAGGAACTGGATCTGGATGCCTGCCTGGAGAGGGAAGTCCAGAACCGCCAGCGCCAGGGCGCCATCGACCAGAAGCTGTTCGTTCGCTGCCAGCAAAGCCAGCGGGACCTGGCCTGCCTGGTGTTAGCGGATGTGTCCCTGTCCACCGAGACCTATATCAACAACCACCAGCGCGTGATCGATGTGGCCCGGGACGGCCTGCAACTGCTCAGCGAAGCCCTGCAGGCGAGCCGAGACCCGTTCGCCCTGTTCGCTTTCTCCTCCCGCCGCCGGGACCATGTGCGTTTCCATCACATCAAGGGTTTCGACGAGGCCTATACCGGCACCATCCGCGGCCGCATCCAGGCCCTGGAGCCGGGCTACTACACCCGCATGGGCACCGCCATCCGCCAGGCCACCCGGCTGCTTCAGGCCCGCCACGAACACCAGAAGATCCTGCTACTGCTCACCGATGGCAAGCCCAACGACCTGGATCTATACGAAGGCCGCTACGGCGTGGAAGACACCCGCATGGCCGTGCAGGAAGCCCACAAGGCCGGCCTGACCCCGTTCTGCGTCACCATCGACGACGAGGCCAGCGAATACCTGCCCTACGTGTTCGGCAGCAACCACTACGTGGTGATCCGGGACCCGGCCCAGCTGCCGCTGCAACTGCCCAAACTCTATCTCAACCTGACCCGATGA
- a CDS encoding cytochrome c oxidase subunit 3 → MNELPAARARHLPGDLAVWMFIFAELAVFGILFIGFTVARSLDPATFHAGREALHPWIGLLNTVALITASYLVASAVHRLRHGEHGTRLRLWLAIAVSTVYTVGKLWEYTDLYRQGYNLGTDTFFMFYFFLTFFHFMHVLLGQIILIVLAVKVGNGDYDGTDMNGMESGASYWHMVDLVWLVLFPMVYVLA, encoded by the coding sequence ATGAACGAGCTGCCTGCAGCCAGGGCCAGACACCTGCCCGGCGACCTCGCCGTATGGATGTTCATCTTTGCCGAACTGGCCGTGTTCGGCATCCTGTTCATCGGTTTCACCGTGGCCCGCAGTCTTGATCCGGCCACTTTCCATGCCGGCCGCGAAGCCCTGCATCCGTGGATCGGCCTGCTCAATACCGTCGCGCTGATTACCGCCAGCTATCTGGTGGCCAGCGCAGTGCATCGGCTTCGTCATGGCGAACACGGCACCCGGTTGCGCCTCTGGCTGGCCATCGCGGTGTCAACCGTATACACCGTCGGCAAACTCTGGGAATACACCGACCTGTATCGCCAGGGCTATAACCTCGGCACCGACACCTTCTTCATGTTCTATTTTTTTCTGACCTTCTTTCATTTCATGCACGTGCTGCTGGGGCAGATCATCCTGATCGTCCTGGCTGTGAAGGTCGGCAACGGCGACTACGACGGTACTGACATGAACGGAATGGAGTCCGGTGCTTCTTACTGGCACATGGTGGACCTGGTGTGGCTGGTGCTGTTTCCGATGGTTTATGTGCTGGCGTGA